Below is a window of Paraburkholderia caffeinilytica DNA.
GTCGAGCGCGTGATTCGCATGCGTGTGGCGCAGCCAGTGCGTGCTGGCCCGTTTCAGGTCCGCCGCGGCACCGGGGTAGCTGGGCGCGAGCGCGTCCGCGGCCCGCCTGAAGATGGCTTTGTACAGCCGGGCCAGCGCGTCGGGCGTCAGGGGCTTGCCGGTTTTCAGGTGGGCGATCAGCGGCGTGTCAGCGGGCGCGGTCTCGAGCGTGCAGGGCGTCGGCCGCAGCGGCAGCGACGCCGCGAGCGTCTCCATCAGCCGGTGTGGCATCGGCACCTGCCGCTCGCGCCTGCCCTTGCCCATGACCCGCAGGGTCCAGGCGTCCTCGAGGGCCGCATCTAGTGCCTTGCGCGACAGCGCGCCGGTGGTGGCGGTGGCCAGTTCGGTGCGGCGCAGCCCGGTCGCATACGCCAGCAGCAGCGCAAAACAGTCCCTTTGGTCGGCGAGCGAGCCGCCGGGCAGGTTCAGTGGCCGGCTGACGGTCTGGAGCACAAAACGCCACTGGGCGTGCGTGAGCGTGCGCCCGGTCACGTCGACCAGCGGCTTCGCACTGTCCACCTTCTGCAGCCCGTGAAACGGGTTGACCAGCAGGTAGTGCTCCTCCACCAGCCAGCTGCACAGGGCCGACAGGATCTTTCGGGCGGTCTCCCGGCTCGCGGGCGGCAGTTTCTTGGCGAACGGCCGCCAGGCCGTGTCGAACCGCTCGGCCTTGCCGTTGCCGATCCAGCGGTCAGCGGGTTGCGGGTCGGCCAGGAAGCCATTGATGTAGTCGCGGCAGTCCAGCGTATTGAGCGAAGACAGCGGTTTGCGCCGCACGATGATCGCCCACAGCAGCAGCCGCTCGGCTTCGCGCCGGTAGGCGCGGGCGGTGTGCGCGCTGCGTTCGCCGCGGATCGCGATCCACGCGTTGACGGCGTCCAGGTCGGTGGCGAGTTCCGCCTGGTGGGCGGGCACGGGCGCCCGGTTCAGGCCGTGCGACCCATCCAGTTCGGGCGGCACGCGCAGCGACTCCAGGGGCGCCACGTCGGCGCTGACGACCGGCCGGGTGAGCACCGGATGGCCCACGGCGAGCTGCCGGCGTGGCGTGGTCGCCAGCGGCGAGAGGATGCAGTCTAACGAGCGCGCGTGCAGATCCAGCCAGTCGGTGATGCGCTGCGCGCCTTTCGGACCGAGCCTGGGCACGGCGGTGTACCAGCGCTGCCGGCGGCGCTGGATCAGCGCGAGCAG
It encodes the following:
- a CDS encoding phage integrase family protein, producing MTGSRPAHAGAARRLTRQHFALYRGWLEGAAVGGLHAAYGEPGTDVRVTRRLIATLRDTLAVAARRACDLEAAHLLRLKPGSIPLAELHARDDVPTLEAYRAQVDPDGFYSEAELLQLYRGDFPPPPSAALDRKIARNARLRARQAAALERMERALVQDPAPEHPLDGWFEPEVAARLAAAGLTTLADLLALIQRRRQRWYTAVPRLGPKGAQRITDWLDLHARSLDCILSPLATTPRRQLAVGHPVLTRPVVSADVAPLESLRVPPELDGSHGLNRAPVPAHQAELATDLDAVNAWIAIRGERSAHTARAYRREAERLLLWAIIVRRKPLSSLNTLDCRDYINGFLADPQPADRWIGNGKAERFDTAWRPFAKKLPPASRETARKILSALCSWLVEEHYLLVNPFHGLQKVDSAKPLVDVTGRTLTHAQWRFVLQTVSRPLNLPGGSLADQRDCFALLLAYATGLRRTELATATTGALSRKALDAALEDAWTLRVMGKGRRERQVPMPHRLMETLAASLPLRPTPCTLETAPADTPLIAHLKTGKPLTPDALARLYKAIFRRAADALAPSYPGAAADLKRASTHWLRHTHANHALDAGSDLRDVQTGLGHASLGTTTLYTKGDAARQYRAVERFFEAALEDAAAASPV